A single Eubalaena glacialis isolate mEubGla1 chromosome 18, mEubGla1.1.hap2.+ XY, whole genome shotgun sequence DNA region contains:
- the SYCE1L gene encoding LOW QUALITY PROTEIN: synaptonemal complex central element protein 1-like (The sequence of the model RefSeq protein was modified relative to this genomic sequence to represent the inferred CDS: deleted 1 base in 1 codon) — MAGKLEPSEVAPLEVLEEAEGQTKSSKKTEELLEMVKKLQKEGSLEPQVEDLINRINELQQAKKKSGEELGEAQALWEALRRDLDSLNGEKVHLEEVLSKKQEALRTLQLHCQRKGSEAQRKYMLAGHVEHISIHNSQTTESQGQRKPGLHVEERLEDLTGQHKDPWEFHMLKQRLAREIRALQSSKEQLLTEERQARAKLETVERRLRSPPEVQSAPAEKDGLKAELEKLGGQVPAQTQTTREDRAGEVESPAWRPDGPRQSGRDVPGAPLRGGCAGAGRPRGGGDRERAARASVVGRQGPRA; from the exons GTCAGACCAAGTCTTCAAAGAAGACTGAAGAGTTGCTGGAAATGGTGAAGAAGCTGCAGAAAG agGGAAGCCTGGAGCCACAGGTCGAAGACCTGATTAACCGGATTAATGAGCTTCAGCAAG CAAAGAAGAAATCCGGCGAGGAACTGGGAGAAGCCCAAGCTCTCTGGGAGGCCCTGCGTAGGGACCTGGACTCCT TGAATGGAGAGAAAGTGCACCTGGAAGAGGTTTTGAGCAAAAAGCAAG AGGCACTGCGGACCCTCCAGCTGCACTGCCAAAGGAAgggaagtgaggctcagag gaaGTACATGCTGGCAGGGCACGTGGAGCACATTTCTATCCACAACTCTCAGACCACAGAGAGTCAAGGACAGAGGAAGCCGGG GTTGCACGTGGAAGAACGGCTGGAGGATTTGACAGGCCAGCACAAGGACCCCTGGGAATTTCAC ATGCTGAAGCAGCGACTGGCCCGGGAGATCCGTGCCCTGCAGAGCAGCAAGGAGCAGCTGCTCACCGAAG AGAGGCAGGCGCGGGCCAAGCTGGAGACGGTGGAGCGGCGGCTGCGCTCGCCGCCCGAGGTCCAGAGCGCCCCGGCAGAGAAAGACGG GCTGAAGGCGGAGCTGGAGAAACTCGGGGGGCAGGTCCCCGCCCAGACCCAGACCACCCGAGAGGACCGGGCCGGAGAGGTAGAGAGCCCGGCATGGAGGCCAGACGGGCCGAGACAGAGCGGGCGGGATGTCCCCGGAGCCCCTCTGAGAGGGGGGTGTGCGGGTGCAGGGCGTCCTCGG GGGGGCGGGGACAGGGAAAGGGCGGCGCGGGCCAGCGTGGTAGGGCGTCAGGGCCCCAGAGCCTGA